The proteins below are encoded in one region of Miscanthus floridulus cultivar M001 unplaced genomic scaffold, ASM1932011v1 fs_279_2_3, whole genome shotgun sequence:
- the LOC136531115 gene encoding uncharacterized protein, translating into MGGGAGRRHARGRSRGGVEEEGGRRHTRVGAGGVKEASGDAGDMEEVVAGESTVGSREEMVWETRRRRGTWEERDEREHHGLASLVWRRKGRLTRREVNALETGRDRGGMGGGGDWETKLGFV; encoded by the coding sequence ATGGGGGGTGGCGCCGGTCGTCGGCACGCTCGAGGTCGGTCGCGCGGGGGCGTtgaggaggagggcggccgccGACACACTCGAGTCGGTGCTGGGGGCGTGAAGGAGGCGTCCGGTGATGCAGGAGACATGGAGGAGGTGGTCGCCGGCGAGAGCACTGTGGGCTCACGAGAGGAGATGGTGTGGGAGACGCGGCGGAGGCGCGGGACGTGGGAGGAGCGAGACGAGCGAGAGCACCACGGGCTTGCGTCTCTCGTGTGGCGCAGGAAGGGAAGACTCACGCGACGTGAGGTGAACGCGTTGGAGACGGGGAGAGACAGGGGCGGCATGGGGGGTGGAGGGGATTGGGAAACCAAGTTAGGCTTCGTTTAG